The Poriferisphaera corsica DNA segment GATCCTACACAGGCACTTTATACTCAAGTATGAACAGGCGATCTCACGAAATCACACCACAATTTCGCCTGTCAAAAGTCCAGATTGTCCTTAAAAAATCGGCTTCTCTGGGAAAATATGGTAGCATCCCCCCTTCAACCTAGCAAAGCCTCACCCCCTCCCATCTCCACCTCAGAACAGCCTCCACAACATCACCACAACGTCCTGACTAATCGCTGATTAGCCTTTCAAAGGTGTAATATTCAACACAAAACCATACAATCTTTTGGAATGGATCCTTCCTCCGACAACCTCCGCCCCATCATTATCCTCGGCCCAACAGCCGGAGGTAAAAGCGAACTCGCCGTTCGTCTCTGTGAATCACTCCCAGAATCTGGCGAAGTCATTTCTGCTGATTCCATGCAGATCTATCGCTACATGGACGCAGGCACCGCCAAACCCAACCTCGATCAACGCACACGCGCCCCACACCAAATGATCGACGTTGTCGAACCCACCGATCGATACACCGTCTCCCATTGGCTCACACAGACCGAATCCCACCTCACGCGACTCAAATCCGAAAACAAACGCCCCATCATCGTCGGCGGCACAAATCTCTACCTCAATGCACTCCTCCAAGGCATGTTCGAAGGGCCCGGCGAAGATCCGGACTTCCGCACCTCACTCAGCGACATCCACGAACACGACCTACACACCCGCCTTTCTAAAGTCGATCCTGAAGCTGTTTCACGCATTTTCCCCAACGACCGCAAACGCATCATTCGAGCTCTCGAAGTCCATCACCTCACAGGCCGCCCCATCTCTGATTGGCAAAAACAATGGGATGCTGAAAAACTAAAGCCCTACCGGCACAACCCCATCCTCATCGGCCTCGAATGGCCCGTCGATCCCATCAATTCACGCATTAATCTCCGCGTTAAAGCTATGTTCTATCCTGAAAAAGTCGATTCAGAACTCGCCCGCGAAGTCTGCCTCAATGGTGAATCCCTCGTAGACGAAACACGCCGCCTCGAATCAGCCAACCTCCTCGGCAAACAAGCCCGCGAAGCTCTCGGCTACAAGCAAGTCCTCGACTATCTCAACCGCAATCTCTCCCTGACAGAATCCTTCGAACGCACCAAAATCCTCACCCGGCGCTTTGCCAAGCAACAACGCACATGGCTCCGCCGTTACCGCAACGTGCACTGGATCCCCGCACACGATAAATCCGACGATGATCGCCTCTCCGCAACACTCAATATCCTCAAATCCATCTAGCCCTCGCCGTCACGTTTTACACATTCACCTCCCCAAAATGCTATCCATCTCCAACACATTCAAAAAAAATTCACCCACTTTTTATGACTATCTATATATACCCCTCCACACGTCCACAAAACCACGCCAACCGCCCTACCTCTGCACCACCTAAAACCCTGTCTTTTCTAGCACATGCCAACTTTTTCACCTCACCTTAAGCATATCCGAACAAAAACCAAACCATACCCCCTTATCAGGGTCAATTCCTACCCTTTTCATAACGCCCCACCGTTTCAGCACTTAGACATGGGACTTGACAACACCCCGCCACCGACCTGAAGATATCGCCCGATCGAACTGTCATAGGATACGTTCAGCCATCCACACGGCAACGCATCCGCTCACACGGCAGTCATTCAGGTTGGATTATCTATATAAGAGCAACAACCGGGCATCGCCCGACATACGGATAGACATGGCAAAGAAAAAAGCAACTAAAAAGAAAGCCTCTAAAAAGAAGGCAACTAAGAAGAAGGCTTCAACCGCAAGACGCTCCCGCTACGCTGTCCCAGATGCCACCGATAAGCAGCTCGTGATCGTCGAATCCCCCACAAAAGCCAAGACCATCAACAAATACCTCGGCCCCGACTACGTCGTCATGGCTTCCGTCGGTCACGTCCGTGACCTTCCCATGCGTAACCCCAAGGGCATCAAAAACCCGGTTCCCGGGGTCGACCTCGAAAACAACTTCGAACCTTCATACGACATCCTTCCTGACAAAAAGGATACCGTCAAAGGCCTCACCAAAGCCGCCAAGCAAGCACGCGACGTCTGGTTCGCGACCGACCTCGACCGTGAGGGGGAAGCCATCGCCTGGCACCTCGCTCACGCACTCGACGTCAACCCTAACAACGCAAAACGCGTTGTCTTCAACGCCATCACCAAGTCTGAAATCGATAACGCATTCGCCCATCCTCGTGCCATCGAGGACGACCGCGTTAACGCACAGCAAGCCCGACGCATCCTTGACCGTATCGTTGGCTACCAAGTCTCTCCACTGCTTTGGAAAAAGGTCGCAGGCGGCCTCTCCGCAGGACGCGTCCAGTCTGTCGCCACACGTCTCGTCGTCGAACGTGAACGTGAA contains these protein-coding regions:
- the miaA gene encoding tRNA (adenosine(37)-N6)-dimethylallyltransferase MiaA, which codes for MDPSSDNLRPIIILGPTAGGKSELAVRLCESLPESGEVISADSMQIYRYMDAGTAKPNLDQRTRAPHQMIDVVEPTDRYTVSHWLTQTESHLTRLKSENKRPIIVGGTNLYLNALLQGMFEGPGEDPDFRTSLSDIHEHDLHTRLSKVDPEAVSRIFPNDRKRIIRALEVHHLTGRPISDWQKQWDAEKLKPYRHNPILIGLEWPVDPINSRINLRVKAMFYPEKVDSELAREVCLNGESLVDETRRLESANLLGKQAREALGYKQVLDYLNRNLSLTESFERTKILTRRFAKQQRTWLRRYRNVHWIPAHDKSDDDRLSATLNILKSI